Proteins encoded together in one Kitasatospora albolonga window:
- a CDS encoding peptidase M4, translating into MRLEPRRNNRLSPRSRNLRATGAAACAAAAALLLTACGQSSDSATSAATSEAAKVLPQRTTASPSATADLTEAQQERKRVLDATEVTFDDAATTAVGEVAGGKLVELDLEGVDDDDRDESPSPTGTSSPTGSPSPTGSPSPTGTGTGSPSPSPGGEGPVWVAEVAEKDGTVHTVRINAVDGKVIEARVDADQDDEDKRQTADWLAQATQTPEQAAKVATEKKKGTVTSVNLEDNDGDGVIWSVDVVGSDWKKTTFDVDAKNDTIVREETDND; encoded by the coding sequence ATGAGACTTGAGCCCCGACGAAACAACCGTCTTTCCCCACGCTCCCGCAACCTCAGGGCGACCGGCGCCGCCGCCTGCGCGGCGGCCGCGGCTCTGCTGCTGACGGCCTGTGGTCAGAGCTCGGACAGTGCGACGTCCGCGGCCACATCCGAGGCCGCCAAGGTCCTGCCGCAGCGGACGACGGCTTCCCCGTCCGCCACCGCGGACCTGACCGAGGCGCAGCAGGAACGCAAGAGGGTCCTGGACGCCACCGAGGTCACCTTCGACGACGCGGCCACGACGGCGGTCGGCGAAGTGGCCGGAGGCAAGCTCGTCGAACTGGACCTGGAGGGTGTGGACGACGACGACCGCGACGAGAGCCCCAGCCCCACCGGTACCAGCAGCCCCACCGGCAGCCCCAGCCCGACGGGGAGCCCCAGCCCGACCGGCACCGGCACCGGCTCGCCGAGCCCGAGCCCGGGCGGCGAGGGCCCCGTCTGGGTCGCGGAGGTCGCCGAGAAGGACGGCACGGTCCACACCGTGCGGATCAACGCGGTCGACGGCAAGGTGATCGAGGCCCGTGTCGACGCGGACCAGGACGACGAGGACAAGCGGCAGACGGCCGACTGGCTCGCCCAGGCCACGCAGACGCCCGAGCAGGCGGCCAAGGTCGCCACGGAGAAGAAGAAGGGGACCGTCACCTCCGTCAACCTGGAGGACAACGACGGCGACGGCGTGATCTGGTCGGTCGACGTGGTCGGCTCCGACTGGAAGAAGACCACGTTCGACGTGGACGCCAAGAACGACACCATCGTCCGTGAGGAGACGGACAACGACTGA